A region from the Leopardus geoffroyi isolate Oge1 chromosome C2, O.geoffroyi_Oge1_pat1.0, whole genome shotgun sequence genome encodes:
- the KLHL24 gene encoding kelch-like protein 24 isoform X2 gives MSPLQVQFTPLTSAPVPLLKLLSIRSTGYSEVIVVVGGCERVGGFNLPYTECYDPVTGEWKSLAKLPEFTKSEYAVCALRNDILVSGGRINGRDVWIYNSQLNIWIRVASLNKGRWRHKMAVLLGKVYVVGGYDGQNRLSSVECYDSFSNRWTEVAPLKEAVSSPAVTSCVGKLFVIGGGPDDNTCSDKVQSYDPETNSWLLRAAIPIAKRCITAVSLNNLIYVAGGLTKAIYCYDPVEDYWMHVQNTFSRQENCGMSVCNGKIYILGGRRENGEATDTILCYDPATSIITGVAAMPRPVSYHGCVTIHRYNEKCFKL, from the exons ATGTCTCCACTTCAAGTACAGTTCactcctctgacttctgctccagTCCCTCTACTGAAACTCCTCTCAATCAG gtCAACTGGCTATTCTGAGGTGATTGTTGTCGTTGGAGGCTGTGAACGGGTTGGAGGATTTAATCTTCCATACACTGAGTGTTATGATCCTGTGACAGGAGAATGGAAGTCTTTGGCTAAGCTTCCAGAATTTACCAAATCAGAGTATGCGGTCTGTGCTCTAAGGAATGACATTCTTGTTTCAG GTGGAAGAATCAATGGTCGTGATGTGTGGATATATAACTCGCAGTTAAATATTTGGATCAGAGTTGCTTCTCTAAATAAAGGCAGATGGCGTCACAAAATGGCTGTCCTCCTTGGTAAA GTATATGTTGTTGGAGGCTATGATGGGCAAAACAGACTTAGCAGCGTGGAATGTTATGATTCCTTTTCAAATCGATGGACTGAAGTTGCTCCCCTTAAGGAAGCAGTGAGTTCTCCTGCCGTGACTAGTTGTGTAGGCAAATTGTTTGTGATTGGTGGAGGACCTGATGATAATACCTGTTCTGATAAG GTTCAATCTTATGATCCAGAAACCAATTCTTGGCTACTTCGTGCAGCTATCCCAATTGCCAAGCGGTGTATAACAGCCGTATCCTTAAACAACCTGATATATGTTGCTGGTGGGCTGACCAAGGCAATATACTGTTATGATCCAGTTGAAGATTACTGGATGCATGTACAGAATACATTCAGCCGACAG GAAAACTGTGGTATGTCTGTGTGTAATGGTAAAATATATATCCTGGGTGGAAGACGGGAAAATGGAGAAGCCACAGACACTATTCTCTGTTATGATCCTGCAACAAGTATCATCACAGGGGTAGCTGCAATGCCCAGGCCAGTGTCCTATCATGGCTGTGTGACTATTCATAGATACAATGAAAAATGCTTTAAGCTCTAA